The nucleotide sequence TAGCATTTTCACTTGTTAAATATTCGAAAAGTGTGTCAGTAGATTAAGAAAGATGGCAAGCAAAAGTGGGAAACGTTAAGGCAATTAAATTATATTTTAGACTTAGAGTAAGGCTACCAACCGTATACAGTAGTCTGGGGCCTATGAAATGAAACTTGATGAAAGCGTTTTAGAAATCGATTACAAAAAGGTGGAAGAGGAAATTCTTGGGTTTATTCGAGATAAAGTTGCTAGGGCGAAGGCTAAGGGTGTTGTCGTAGGTCTTAGTGGCGGAGTTGACAGTTCAGTTGTGGCTAAACTTTGCGTTGAGGCATTAGGGAATCATCGGGTTATTGGACTTCTTATGCCTACCGAGTTTACGCCAGTGCAAGATATCGTTGATGCTAAAGCCTTGGCCGAAAGCTTGAAGATAAAAACCTATCACATTCCGATTGATCCGATCTTCGAAATAATCATTAAAACGCTGCCGCTGAAAACGGATAATGTCGTTGCCTTAGGAAACATTCGGGCTAGAACACGGATGATCATTAACTATTATTTCGCAAATTGTTT is from Candidatus Bathyarchaeota archaeon and encodes:
- a CDS encoding NAD+ synthase — its product is MKLDESVLEIDYKKVEEEILGFIRDKVARAKAKGVVVGLSGGVDSSVVAKLCVEALGNHRVIGLLMPTEFTPVQDIVDAKALAESLKIKTYHIPIDPIFEIIIKTLPLKTDNVVALGNIRARTRMIINYYFANCFSYLVAGTGDRSEILIGYFTKYGDGGVDFLPTAHLYKTQVRKLGAYLKLPKNIVEKPSSPQLWKGQKATDEIPVDYPILDLILYGIFDAKMPHPEIARQLNVPIDLVKKVETLFISSAHKRMLPATVRQLVS